One region of Quercus lobata isolate SW786 chromosome 2, ValleyOak3.0 Primary Assembly, whole genome shotgun sequence genomic DNA includes:
- the LOC115977992 gene encoding protein RADIALIS-like 3 → MASSSLNSSRGSNCWTPKQNKQFERALALYDKDTPERWQNVAKAVGGKSAEEVRRHYEILIQDLINIEAGQIPLPNYKNSGNNERLMKNLRL, encoded by the exons ATGGCATCAAGCTCTCTCAATTCTTCACGCGGTTCTAACTGTTGGACACCAAAGCAAAACAAGCAATTCGAGAGGGCTCTGGCTTTGTATGACAAGGACACCCCAGAGCGCTGGCAAAATGTGGCCAAGGCTGTTGGTGGGAAATCTGCAGAGGAAGTAAGGAGGCACTACGAGATCCTTATACAGGACCTGATAAATATAGAAGCTGGTCAAATCCCACTGCCCAATTACAAGAACTCTGGGAACAATGAGAG GCTCATGAAGAATCTAAGGCTCTAA
- the LOC115977725 gene encoding zinc-finger homeodomain protein 5-like, translated as MEMKAQEKELGTPGSLSYGGHLIGGSLEVERRRDGFHGGSGTTSRSRTQSLAPQQHPSQARVTVTVPDPVTSATIAPMLGRSNSNPQSAATVRYRECLRNHAASTGGNVFDGCGEFMPSGEEGSLEALKCAACDCHRNFHRKEVNGETQFSPGSRRSIVLSPLQIPPLSSPAGVLHHQKFSMGFHTNPTAPIVQPMNVAYGGGGGGTESSSEDLNVFHSNAEAMLQPPFSVSKKRFRTKFTPEQKDKMLEFAEKVGWRIQKQDEEEVVKFCAEIGVKRQVLKVWMHNNKNSMKKPNETERQTFEMGNAKPVAVEGGIEAEM; from the coding sequence ATGGAAATGAAAGCGCAAGAAAAAGAACTAGGAACCCCAGGATCTTTAAGCTATGGTGGTCATCTCATTGGAGGATCACTAGAAGTTGAGAGAAGAAGAGATGGATTTCATGGTGGAAGTGGAACTACAAGCCGCAGTCGTACACAATCCCTAGCTCCTCAACAACACCCTAGTCAAGCAAGAGTTACAGTCACAGTCCCAGATCCAGTTACTAGTGCAACAATTGCACCCATGTTAGGCAGATCCAACTCAAACCCACAATCAGCAGCAACAGTTAGATACCGAGAATGCTTAAGGAATCACGCAGCGAGCACTGGAGGCAATGTTTTTGATGGCTGTGGAGAGTTCATGCCAAGCGGTGAAGAAGGGTCCCTAGAAGCTTTGAAGTGTGCTGCTTGTGATTGCCACAGGAACTTTCACAGAAAAGAGGTTAATGGTGAGACTCAATTCAGTCCTGGTTCAAGAAGAAGTATAGTGCTAAGCCCTCTTCAAATCCCCCCACTTTCATCTCCAGCTGGAGTGCTACACCATCAAAAATTCTCAATGGGGTTTCATACAAACCCTACTGCTCCCATTGTTCAACCAATGAATGTAGcttatggtggtggtgggggagGGACTGAGTCTTCAAGTGAAGACCTCAATGTGTTCCATTCAAATGCAGAGGCAATGCTACAGCCACCATTTTCTGTGTCAAAGAAGAGGTTCAGAACTAAGTTCACACCGGAACAGAAGGACAAGATGTTAGAGTTTGCTGAGAAGGTTGGGTGGAGGATTCAGAAACAAGATGAAGAGGAAGTGGTGAAGTTTTGTGCTGAGATTGGAGTGAAGAGACAGGTTCTTAAGGTTTGGATGCACAATAACAAGAATTCAATGAAGAAGCCGAATGAGACTGAAAGGCAAACTTTTGAGATGGGTAATGCCAAACCAGTGGCAGTGGAGGGAGGCATAGAGGCTGAGATGTAG